A single window of Paenibacillus sp. FSL H8-0537 DNA harbors:
- a CDS encoding ABC transporter permease — translation MEPISKDRFKLVGLQQQGTDNVAKASLSFWQDVVRRFAKNKLAMVGVVMLVLLVFMAAFGPLMTEFDYRSNDLGNKNQAPSAVHWFGTDDLGRDMFARVWEGARISLFIGLAAALIDLFIGVLWGGIAAYKGGRVDEGMMRFADVLYGIPYLLLAIILMVVFGQSLGTMIVAMTITGWINMARIVRGQVLSLKNREYVLAARTLGATMPWIMRKHLIPNAMGPILITMTLTIPSAIFTESFLSYLGLGLTPPIASWGTMASDGLPALKYYPWRLFFPAIMICVTIFSFNVIGDGLRDALDPKMRK, via the coding sequence ATGGAACCAATATCTAAAGACCGGTTTAAGCTGGTAGGCTTACAGCAGCAAGGAACAGATAATGTGGCGAAGGCAAGCCTTTCTTTCTGGCAGGATGTCGTACGGCGCTTCGCAAAAAACAAACTAGCTATGGTCGGAGTGGTTATGCTTGTTCTTTTGGTCTTTATGGCTGCGTTTGGCCCATTAATGACCGAATTTGATTACCGCTCCAACGATCTTGGCAATAAAAATCAGGCGCCGTCCGCAGTGCACTGGTTCGGCACGGATGACCTTGGACGCGACATGTTTGCCCGTGTTTGGGAAGGCGCACGAATTTCCCTGTTTATCGGTCTTGCAGCCGCACTTATTGACTTGTTTATTGGCGTCCTTTGGGGCGGAATTGCCGCTTACAAGGGCGGACGTGTGGATGAAGGCATGATGCGTTTTGCCGACGTTCTTTACGGTATCCCATACTTGCTGCTTGCGATTATTTTGATGGTCGTATTTGGGCAAAGCTTGGGAACGATGATTGTAGCGATGACGATAACCGGCTGGATCAATATGGCGCGTATCGTTCGGGGACAGGTGCTGTCGCTGAAAAATCGCGAGTATGTGTTGGCCGCTCGTACGCTGGGCGCTACAATGCCTTGGATTATGAGAAAGCATTTGATTCCAAATGCAATGGGCCCAATTCTGATTACAATGACGCTGACGATTCCATCAGCGATTTTTACGGAGTCTTTCCTAAGCTATTTGGGACTGGGCTTAACTCCGCCAATCGCGAGCTGGGGTACAATGGCATCCGATGGATTGCCTGCGCTTAAATATTATCCATGGCGTTTGTTCTTCCCGGCCATTATGATCTGTGTAACGATTTTCTCATTTAACGTAATTGGCGACGGATTGCGTGACGCTCTTGATCCGAAAATGCGCAAATAA